CCGCACGCCGGGCTGATCGCCGTGCTCGTCCTCGTCGTGGTGTTCACCGCCGCGCAGAGCGAGACGTTCGCCACCGACCGCAACATCGTCAACATCCTCAGCCAGGTGAGCGTCAACGCCGTACTCGCCGCGGGGCTCACCCTGTTGATGACCGCGGGCGGCATGGACTTCTCCATGGGCAGCAACGTCGCCGTCACGGCAGCCGTGTCGGCGAAACTGCTCGCCGACGGCCAGCCCACCGGCTACGCCGTCGTCGTCGCGCTGCTGCTCGGCACCGCCATCGGACTCGTCAACGGGCTGGTGGTGACCTTCACCAATGTGGCGCCGTTCGTCGTGACGCTGGCCTCGGCCACCCTGCTCGACGGCGTCGCGCTCCTGGTCCACGACGGCTCCACCATCTCCATCGGCACCCGGATGTCCGCCCTCGGCAACGACAAGGTGCTCGGCGTGCCGTATCTGCTGATCGTCGCCGTCCTGGTGCTGATCGTGACGGCGCTCGTCATGCGGTTCACGGTGTTCGGCCGGGACGCCTTCGCCATCGGCGGCAACGAGCACGTGGCCCGCCTCAGCGGCATCAACGTCACCGCCCGCAAGCTCACCCTGTACGGCCTCACCGGCACCCTCTCCGGACTCGCCGGCCTGATGCTGCTGTCCCGCCTCGGCTCCTCCAGCCCCGGCGGCACCGCCGGCCTCTCGCTTCAACTGGCCGTGGTCGCCGCGGTGGTGATCGGCGGCACCTCGCTGGCCGGCGGGCACGGCACCGTCATCGGCACCGCTCTCGGCCTGGTGCTGCTCGGTGTGGTGGCCAACGCGCTGAACCTCCTGGACTTCTCCAGCAACTACCAGCCGGTCTCCGTCGGCGCCGTGCTGCTCGTCGCGGCCATCGCCAACGAGATGCACAAGGCCCGCTCGGGCTCGGCGCGTCACTGACCTTCCCTCTCGTTCCTGCCTCGTCCTGAAAGGCGTCACCATGAGACTCTCCGCCCGTTCGCGCAGGGCACTGTTCGCCACCGTCACCGGCTCCACCCTGGTGCTGACCGGCTGCGGCAACGGCGACAGCGGCAGCGGCAGTGCCGACAGCGTCTCCCTCGGCTTCGTCAACGGTGGCGACACCAACTTCCACAGCTGTCTCCAGAAAGCCGTCGAGGGCCAGGCGAAGACCGCGGGAGCGAAGGTCTACACGGCCAACTCCCACCAGAACGCCGGGACCGAGCTGTCCAACATCGAGGACATGATCTCCCGCAACGTGAGCGCGCTGATCGTGCAGACGGTCAACGTCGACGCGCTCAAGGGTGACATCGCCAAGGCGAAGGCCTCGGGCATACCGATCTATCTGACCTCCGTGTCCACCGGTGACGCCGACGACATCCTCGGCGCGGCCGTCGTCGACCTCAAGAAGGTCGGCAGCCTCGACGCGGGCTGGATCGCCCAGGACGCGGGCACCGAGCAGGTGCAGGTCGGCATCGTGGCCGGGGCTCCGGGCGCGGCCTCGGACCTGCTGGTGGGCGGCTTCAAGAGCGCCCTCCCGGCCACGGCGAAGGTCGTCGCCAACCAGCCGGGCATGTTCAATCCCGCGAAGGCCCAGGACGTGGCGGAGAACATGATCCAGGCCCATCCCGACCTGGACTACGCGTTCGTCGCCAACGAGGAGATGGCCTTCGCCGTGCGCAAGGCGTTCGACGCCGCCGGCGCGAAGGACGTCAAGATCGTCACCGCGAACGGGACCGACGAGGGCCTGGCCGCCGTCAAGAACGGCGAGTTCTCGGCCACCGTCGCGAACTCGGCGAAGACGATCGGCGAGACGGCCGTGAAGAACGCCGTCGGGCTCCTGAACAAAGAAAAGGTTGACAAGATTGCCAACATTCCTCTTCTGTTGGTGACCGAGGACAACCTGAGCGAGGCACCCCAGTACTGCCCGAAGTGAGGGCCCCACCGGGAAGCGGTGCCTGCCGGCGCCCGGTTGTCCCGAGCCGCAGGAATGCTCCCGTTCTCGACGCCGCGGGCGGGAGCCGCAATCGGAGGAAACATGGACCGCTTGCTGCTGATGCACAGTTTCGTCACTGTCGCTCAGGCCGGAAGCTTCAACGGAGCCGCCAAGAAACTGGGCTCCTCCGGGTCACTGGTCTCACGGCATGTGGCCGAGCTGGAACGACAGGTGGGGGTCCGCCTGGTCAACCGCACCGCCCGCTCGGTGAGCCTCACCGAGCCGGGGCTGAGGTACGCGGAATTCGCCGCCCGCATCCTCGACGAGATCGACGCGCAGGACGCGGCACTCGCCGACTCGCACGACCGGGCCGAAGGCACCCTCAGCATCATCTGTCCGAAATGGATAGGCAGCCTGGACCTGGGCGACGCGATCGCCGCATTTTCAGCGGCCCATCCGAAGATTCAGGTCCGTTTCGAACTCGGCGGCATGTCCGACCGTACCTACGATTTCCTGGACAGTGGATTCGACGTCGCTTTCCACACCCGCGATCTCCGCGATTCCAGCGTCCGCCTGAAGAAGATCTCCTCCCTGCCGTTCGTGCTGTGCGGCTCGGCGGAATACATCGAACGCCGGGGCGGTCTCGCGCATCCCAACGACATCGCGGGCCACGACTGCCTGGTGCACGTCAACGACCCGGTCTGGCGCATCGGCCACGGCCACGCGAGCACCCTGCACAAGATCCGCAACATCGCCTTCTCGTCCAACTCCTACCTGGCCCTTCAGAAGGCCGCCGTGCACGGCCGGGGCATCGCCCTGCTCCCGCAGCGCCCGGCCTACGACGACCTCGTCTCCGGTGCCCTGAAGGTGCTGCTGCCGGAACTCGCCGTACCCGACCGTCCGCTGTACGCCATCTACGGCCCCGGACAGGACACCCCGCGCAAGATCAGCGTGTTCCTGGACTTTCTCTCCGAATGGTTCTCGCAGAACCCGATTCCCGCGATCCGGTAGCCCCAACGGCAGGCGCAACCAAGAGTTGCGCATTTGGTGGAGGCGGGGCCATTGAGACCCCGGCCACCCCAAACCTACGCTCACCAGGCGACCCGGAAACGAGGAATCCATGGGAATCCAGAGAATCGAATCGGTCACCTACGGCATCGACGACCTCGACGAATGCGTCAGGTTCTTCGAGGACTTCGGCCTGTTCCTGGTGGAGCGGACCGAAGAACACGCCGTGTTCGAGACCCTCACCGGGCAGACACTCCACCTCGACACCGCCCCGAGCCCCCTGCTGCCCCCGCCCGTGGAGGACGGACCCACCCTGCGCGAGGTCGTCTGGGGCGTCGACACCCGGGAGGAGCTGACCCGCCTGGCCGCGGCCGCCGGCCGACGGCGCACGGTGCGCGAGAGCGCCGACGGCGTCTTCCACACCGTCGACCTCAGCGGCTTCGGCGTGGGCCTCACCCTCGCCCGGCCGAAGCCGGTCACCGTCGATCCCCGTCCCGTCAACGTGACGGGCGGCGTCAACCGGTGGAACACCGCTCTGGAGCCGCTCACGCGCGCGTACCCGCTGCGCATGTGCCATGTGGCGCTGAACATCGCCAAGGCGGGCAAGGACGAGGCCGTCGCCTTCTACACCGACGTCCTCGAATTCCGGCCGACCGACATCGTGGAGCCGATGGGCGTCTTCATGCAGGCCCCGGGCGACGACGACCAGCACACCATGCTGCTGTGCCATCGCCCGGACCGGGCGGGCGTCAACCACATCGCCTACGAGGTGCCCGGCTTCGACGACGTCATCGAGGGCGGCAACCACATGATCGAGAGGGGCTGGCGGGAGGCCCGCCGGCTCGGCCGCCACACCGTCGGCTCGAACGTCTTCCGCTTCCTGCACGCCCCGTGCGGGGGCCGCGTCGAGTACGCCGCCGACATGGACCGCGTCGACGACACCTACGAGACCCGCGTCCACGAGACCACCCCGCCGCACCACATCTGGGCGCTGCGCACGAACCGCGACCAGGACGCCACCACCGCTTCCTGAGCCGTTCCCGCCTCATCGACTCTCCAGCCTGAGAGGGCACCCACCCATGACCACCGACCACGGCTACCCCGCCGTCCGCCTCCACATCGCGGGCGAGTGGTGCCAGGGCGGCACCGGACGTACCGCCCCGATCGTGAACCCGGCCACCGAGGAGGTGATCGGGGAAGTTCCCCTGGCCGCCCCCGCCGACCTGGACCGCGCGCTCGAAGCCGCCGCGGCGGGCTTCAAGGTGTGGCGCGCGACGCCCGTGGCCGAGCGCACCGACATCCTGCACACCGCCGCCGACCTGCTGACCGAGCGGGCCGCCGAGGTCGGGCGGATCATGACCCTGGAGCAGGGCAAGCCGCTCGCGGAGGCGACCGGCGAGGCCCGCCGGGTGGCCGGCACCCTGCGCTGGCACGCCGACGACGCCCGCCGCGCCTACGGCCGGATCATCCCGGCCGAGCCCGGCACGGTGCTGACCGTCCGCCGTGAGCCGATCGGCCCGGTCGCCGCCTTCGTGCCGTGGAACTTCCCGGCGGGCGGCCCGATGCGCAAGATCTCCGCCGCGCTCGCCGCCGGCTGCTCGATCGTCATCAAGGCCTCCGAGGAGACCCCGGCGACCGCCATGGAACTGGTGCGCTGCTTCACCGACGCGGGGCTCCCGGCCGGAGCGCTGAACCTCGTCTTCGGTGAGCCCGCCGAGGTCTCCGCCCACCTGATCGCCTCCCCGGTGGTCCGGCTGGTCGCCTTCACCGGCTCGGTGCCGGTCGGCAAGCTGCTGGCCGCGCAGGCGGGCCAGGTCATGAAGCCGTCGCTGATGGAACTCGGCGGCCATGCCCCGGTGATCGTCTGCGCGGACGCCGACCCGGTGCGGGCGGCCCGCAAGGCCGCCCGGGCGAAGTTCGTCAACGCCGGCCAGGTCTGCACCTCGCCGAGCCGCTTCCTCGTCCACGAGAGCCTCGTGGCGGAGTTCACCGCCGAGTTCGTGAAGGCCGCCGAGGCGGTGGTCGTCGGTGACGGTCTCGAGCCGGGCACCACCATGGGCCCGCTGGCCAACGAACGCCGGCTGAAGTCCCTGGAGCGGCTCACCGCCGACGCCGTCGCGCGCGGCGCCAAGGTCCTCACCGGCGGTGAGCGGCCCGACCGGCCCGGCTGGTTCTTCGCGCCGACCGTCCTGACCGACGTACCCGAGGACGCGGAACTGC
The sequence above is a segment of the Streptomyces asoensis genome. Coding sequences within it:
- a CDS encoding ABC transporter permease, whose protein sequence is MSVKTLSDAPGVSVPPEAPKSRFTLGKVRDVPHAGLIAVLVLVVVFTAAQSETFATDRNIVNILSQVSVNAVLAAGLTLLMTAGGMDFSMGSNVAVTAAVSAKLLADGQPTGYAVVVALLLGTAIGLVNGLVVTFTNVAPFVVTLASATLLDGVALLVHDGSTISIGTRMSALGNDKVLGVPYLLIVAVLVLIVTALVMRFTVFGRDAFAIGGNEHVARLSGINVTARKLTLYGLTGTLSGLAGLMLLSRLGSSSPGGTAGLSLQLAVVAAVVIGGTSLAGGHGTVIGTALGLVLLGVVANALNLLDFSSNYQPVSVGAVLLVAAIANEMHKARSGSARH
- a CDS encoding sugar ABC transporter substrate-binding protein — translated: MRLSARSRRALFATVTGSTLVLTGCGNGDSGSGSADSVSLGFVNGGDTNFHSCLQKAVEGQAKTAGAKVYTANSHQNAGTELSNIEDMISRNVSALIVQTVNVDALKGDIAKAKASGIPIYLTSVSTGDADDILGAAVVDLKKVGSLDAGWIAQDAGTEQVQVGIVAGAPGAASDLLVGGFKSALPATAKVVANQPGMFNPAKAQDVAENMIQAHPDLDYAFVANEEMAFAVRKAFDAAGAKDVKIVTANGTDEGLAAVKNGEFSATVANSAKTIGETAVKNAVGLLNKEKVDKIANIPLLLVTEDNLSEAPQYCPK
- a CDS encoding LysR family transcriptional regulator, giving the protein MDRLLLMHSFVTVAQAGSFNGAAKKLGSSGSLVSRHVAELERQVGVRLVNRTARSVSLTEPGLRYAEFAARILDEIDAQDAALADSHDRAEGTLSIICPKWIGSLDLGDAIAAFSAAHPKIQVRFELGGMSDRTYDFLDSGFDVAFHTRDLRDSSVRLKKISSLPFVLCGSAEYIERRGGLAHPNDIAGHDCLVHVNDPVWRIGHGHASTLHKIRNIAFSSNSYLALQKAAVHGRGIALLPQRPAYDDLVSGALKVLLPELAVPDRPLYAIYGPGQDTPRKISVFLDFLSEWFSQNPIPAIR
- a CDS encoding VOC family protein, whose amino-acid sequence is MGIQRIESVTYGIDDLDECVRFFEDFGLFLVERTEEHAVFETLTGQTLHLDTAPSPLLPPPVEDGPTLREVVWGVDTREELTRLAAAAGRRRTVRESADGVFHTVDLSGFGVGLTLARPKPVTVDPRPVNVTGGVNRWNTALEPLTRAYPLRMCHVALNIAKAGKDEAVAFYTDVLEFRPTDIVEPMGVFMQAPGDDDQHTMLLCHRPDRAGVNHIAYEVPGFDDVIEGGNHMIERGWREARRLGRHTVGSNVFRFLHAPCGGRVEYAADMDRVDDTYETRVHETTPPHHIWALRTNRDQDATTAS
- a CDS encoding NAD-dependent succinate-semialdehyde dehydrogenase, producing MTTDHGYPAVRLHIAGEWCQGGTGRTAPIVNPATEEVIGEVPLAAPADLDRALEAAAAGFKVWRATPVAERTDILHTAADLLTERAAEVGRIMTLEQGKPLAEATGEARRVAGTLRWHADDARRAYGRIIPAEPGTVLTVRREPIGPVAAFVPWNFPAGGPMRKISAALAAGCSIVIKASEETPATAMELVRCFTDAGLPAGALNLVFGEPAEVSAHLIASPVVRLVAFTGSVPVGKLLAAQAGQVMKPSLMELGGHAPVIVCADADPVRAARKAARAKFVNAGQVCTSPSRFLVHESLVAEFTAEFVKAAEAVVVGDGLEPGTTMGPLANERRLKSLERLTADAVARGAKVLTGGERPDRPGWFFAPTVLTDVPEDAELLHEEPFGPIAPIVPFSDLDEALGAANALPYGLAAYGFTDSAATAEKLSAELEAGILSLNHCGGSVHEAPSGGVKDSGYGREGGPEALDAYLVTKRVSHQLAP